The following proteins come from a genomic window of Bacillota bacterium:
- the aspS gene encoding aspartate--tRNA ligase: MSWKRTHHCSAVNKDLAGQTVTLNGWVNRRRDLGGLIFIDLRDRSGLVQIVCSPEILSAEQFETAEKLRQEFVVAVTGTVQPRPEGQVNPDLASGEIEVHVQSLQILAESKTPPFHIDRVEDVDDSLLLKYRYLNLRHKHLQDAIITRHKIVHYVRNYLAANGFLEIETPMLTKSTPEGARDYVVPSRIHEGKFYALPQSPQLFKQLLMIAGFERYYQVARCFRDEDLRADRQPEFTQIDVEMSFVDADDVMAIMEEMIVGLTENITGKKIEKPIPRMSHAEAMLRYGSDRPDTRFGLEIVDVTDALAESEFRVFAATVAGGGVIRGINAKGCGAKFSRREIDELTAKAEDYGAKGLVWFNIGETIKSPVAKFLTEGEIQGICDRLEAEEGDLLLLVADAPETAADVLGRLRLFLGAKLDLMDPEAFNFLWVVDWPLFEYDEEEGRYVAAHHPFTAPHDDDIEILTTDQKNVRAKAYDLVLNGVELGGGSIRISRQEQQMNMFKALGFTPEEAQEKFGFFLEAFEYGAPPHGGIAFGLDRIVMLLTGRDSIRDVIAFPKTTSALDLMVDAPSVISEQQLQELKLSIKTR, encoded by the coding sequence ATGAGCTGGAAGAGAACACATCACTGCAGCGCTGTCAACAAAGATTTGGCCGGGCAGACCGTAACTTTAAATGGCTGGGTCAACCGCCGGAGGGATTTGGGCGGTTTGATCTTCATTGATCTGCGGGATCGTTCCGGACTCGTGCAGATAGTCTGCAGCCCGGAGATTTTGAGCGCTGAACAGTTTGAAACAGCAGAAAAGCTGCGCCAGGAGTTTGTTGTAGCTGTTACCGGTACCGTCCAGCCTCGCCCGGAGGGACAGGTAAACCCGGATCTAGCCAGTGGTGAAATTGAAGTGCATGTTCAATCACTTCAAATTCTGGCAGAATCGAAAACTCCACCATTTCACATTGATCGGGTGGAAGATGTGGATGACAGTCTGCTTTTAAAATACCGTTATTTGAATTTGCGCCATAAGCATCTTCAGGATGCAATTATCACTAGACATAAAATCGTGCACTATGTTCGCAACTACCTGGCTGCTAACGGCTTTTTAGAGATTGAAACGCCGATGCTGACCAAATCTACGCCTGAAGGTGCCCGGGACTATGTGGTACCCAGCCGCATCCACGAAGGTAAGTTCTATGCACTGCCCCAATCACCGCAGCTGTTCAAACAGCTTTTGATGATTGCTGGATTTGAGCGCTATTACCAGGTAGCTAGATGCTTCCGGGATGAGGACCTGCGGGCCGATCGCCAGCCTGAGTTTACCCAGATTGACGTGGAAATGTCATTTGTGGATGCCGATGATGTGATGGCGATTATGGAAGAGATGATTGTAGGTCTCACTGAGAATATTACCGGAAAAAAGATCGAGAAACCGATTCCCAGGATGAGCCATGCCGAGGCCATGCTGCGCTACGGCAGTGACCGGCCGGATACCCGCTTTGGCCTGGAGATTGTGGATGTAACCGATGCCCTGGCTGAGAGTGAATTTCGGGTATTTGCTGCCACAGTTGCAGGCGGCGGAGTGATTAGAGGGATCAATGCCAAAGGCTGCGGGGCTAAGTTTTCCCGCCGCGAGATTGATGAGCTGACTGCAAAAGCGGAGGATTATGGTGCTAAAGGTTTAGTTTGGTTTAATATCGGTGAAACAATCAAGTCACCGGTGGCTAAGTTCCTGACTGAAGGGGAAATCCAGGGAATTTGCGACCGCTTAGAGGCTGAAGAGGGAGACTTACTGCTCCTGGTAGCGGATGCGCCGGAGACTGCAGCTGATGTACTGGGCAGGCTGCGTCTGTTCTTAGGAGCCAAACTTGATTTGATGGATCCTGAAGCTTTTAATTTCCTCTGGGTTGTGGACTGGCCGCTGTTTGAATATGATGAGGAAGAGGGGCGCTACGTGGCTGCTCACCATCCGTTTACCGCCCCTCATGATGACGACATTGAAATACTAACTACTGATCAGAAAAATGTGAGAGCCAAGGCTTACGACTTAGTCCTAAATGGAGTGGAGCTTGGCGGAGGCAGCATTCGCATATCTCGCCAAGAACAGCAGATGAATATGTTTAAGGCTCTCGGATTTACACCCGAAGAAGCTCAGGAAAAATTTGGTTTCTTCCTGGAAGCCTTCGAATACGGAGCACCGCCCCATGGAGGTATTGCTTTTGGTCTTGACCGGATTGTAATGCTGCTGACCGGAAGAGATTCAATTCGGGATGTAATTGCATTTCCAAAGACAACCAGTGCTTTAGACCTAATGGTCGATGCTCCTTCAGTGATTTCTGAGCAGCAGCTCCAAGAGTTGAAGCTGAGCATTAAGACTCGTTAA
- a CDS encoding Rrf2 family transcriptional regulator — MRISTRGEYGVRAMLDLALYSSEEPVPLGVIAARQDIPEAYLEQLISVLRRAGLVVSFRGAQGGYQLAKPSEEITIGEILTALEGPVAPRSCVDEEDSDGCYMSEKCATRVLWQKLQASIEDVLENTTLAWLTGKAKLMQQQLQNRGDLG; from the coding sequence ATGCGGATTTCAACGAGGGGAGAATACGGCGTCCGAGCGATGCTGGACTTAGCTCTCTACAGCAGCGAGGAACCTGTTCCGCTGGGGGTAATTGCCGCAAGGCAGGACATTCCTGAGGCATATCTAGAACAGCTGATCTCAGTTTTGCGCAGAGCTGGACTGGTGGTCAGTTTCCGCGGAGCGCAGGGTGGCTATCAGCTTGCGAAACCTTCAGAGGAAATAACGATTGGTGAGATTCTTACCGCGTTAGAAGGTCCGGTTGCCCCTAGAAGTTGTGTCGATGAAGAAGATAGTGACGGCTGTTACATGAGCGAAAAGTGTGCAACCAGGGTTTTATGGCAGAAACTGCAGGCAAGCATCGAAGATGTACTAGAAAATACAACATTGGCTTGGTTGACCGGCAAAGCAAAACTAATGCAGCAGCAGTTGCAGAACAGAGGTGATTTAGGGTGA
- a CDS encoding tRNA threonylcarbamoyladenosine dehydratase, which yields MERFVRTEWLIGKEGIARLNAATVAVFGLGGVGAAAVEGLARSGVGTLIIVDHDRVSLSNLNRQLIALTSTVGRLKTEAAEERIKDINPECRVFSYPIFYEKDTDQLVFSRKIDYVVDAIDSVGAKLDLIERCYRSQIPIVSAMGAGNKLDPSELKAADISETHTCPLAKVVRIELRKRGITSGVKTVFSTERPIRFDQPKENGRHLPGSTAFVPPAAGYLMASVVVRDLIGS from the coding sequence ATGGAGCGGTTTGTCCGTACCGAATGGTTAATCGGTAAAGAGGGTATAGCGCGATTAAACGCAGCGACTGTCGCAGTCTTTGGACTGGGAGGAGTGGGAGCGGCCGCTGTCGAAGGTTTAGCCCGCAGTGGAGTCGGGACACTGATCATTGTGGATCATGACCGGGTAAGTCTTTCTAATCTCAACCGCCAGCTGATCGCACTGACTTCCACAGTGGGCAGGCTCAAGACTGAGGCGGCGGAAGAGCGGATAAAAGATATTAATCCCGAATGTAGGGTTTTCAGCTATCCTATCTTTTATGAAAAGGATACAGATCAGCTGGTGTTTTCTCGCAAGATTGATTATGTTGTGGATGCCATTGATTCGGTGGGAGCGAAGCTTGATCTGATTGAACGGTGCTACCGCAGCCAGATTCCAATTGTCTCTGCCATGGGCGCGGGTAATAAGCTTGATCCCAGTGAACTTAAAGCAGCTGATATCAGCGAGACCCACACCTGTCCTCTGGCAAAGGTAGTGCGAATCGAGCTCCGCAAACGGGGCATTACTTCGGGTGTGAAGACCGTGTTTTCCACTGAGCGGCCGATCAGATTTGACCAGCCGAAAGAAAACGGCAGGCATCTGCCGGGGTCCACAGCTTTTGTCCCTCCCGCAGCTGGATACTTAATGGCGAGTGTAGTAGTGCGGGATTTAATTGGCAGTTAA
- the nifU gene encoding Fe-S cluster assembly scaffold protein NifU, with the protein MYSDKVMDHFQNPRNVGEIQDADGVGVEGNARCGDIMKIWIKVEDNRIVDVKFKTFGCAAAVATSSIITELVMGKTIEEAEEITNQAVADALDGLPPVKMHCSNLAADALKKAIEDYKAKH; encoded by the coding sequence ATGTATTCAGACAAAGTGATGGATCATTTCCAAAACCCCCGCAATGTGGGCGAGATCCAGGACGCAGACGGTGTTGGTGTTGAGGGTAACGCGCGCTGCGGAGATATTATGAAAATCTGGATCAAAGTTGAGGACAACCGCATCGTGGATGTCAAGTTTAAGACCTTTGGCTGCGCTGCCGCGGTAGCTACCTCTAGCATTATTACCGAATTGGTTATGGGTAAAACTATCGAGGAAGCGGAAGAAATTACTAATCAGGCGGTAGCGGATGCTTTAGATGGACTGCCGCCGGTGAAAATGCACTGTTCCAATTTGGCTGCAGATGCTTTAAAAAAGGCTATTGAAGATTACAAGGCTAAACACTGA
- a CDS encoding replication-associated recombination protein A, with protein MDLFSRAYKDRGGQPLAVRMRPTNLDEFVGQEHILGPGKLLRRAIENDQISSLILYGPPGVGKTTLAYVISHVTKAYFVQVSATNTGVADLKKIITEAQDRLKFHRQKTILFIDEIQRLNKGQQDVLLPAMENGDVCLIAATTENPYFEVNAALLSRSRIFQLNPLTNEDLKKVVKQASTSEKGLADYPHHITDEALEHLVETANGDARAALSALEFAVMAAPPDQDGVRQIDLEIIEDAVQSQRVTYDKSGDSHYDVTSAFIKSMRGSDPDAALYWFARMLYAQEDPRFIVRRLIVHASEDVGMADPRAMLMAHAAANALEWVGMPEARIPIAQAIIYIATAPKSNSVIKAIDQAMSVVETTVNQPVPRHLRDAHYPGSKNLGHGAEYKYPHAYPYHYVKQQYLPDNVADIKFYQPTTQGEEKNVKERIEFYARLN; from the coding sequence ATGGATTTGTTCAGCAGGGCATACAAGGATCGGGGTGGACAGCCGTTAGCAGTAAGGATGAGACCGACCAATCTCGATGAGTTTGTTGGTCAGGAACATATATTGGGACCGGGTAAGCTGCTGCGCCGAGCTATTGAAAACGACCAGATCAGCTCCTTGATTCTGTATGGTCCGCCGGGGGTAGGTAAAACTACCTTAGCGTATGTTATTTCCCATGTGACCAAGGCGTATTTTGTTCAGGTCAGCGCTACCAATACCGGTGTGGCCGACCTTAAAAAGATTATTACCGAAGCGCAGGATCGTCTTAAATTTCATAGGCAGAAGACAATCCTCTTCATTGATGAGATTCAGAGGTTGAATAAAGGTCAGCAGGATGTATTGCTGCCGGCCATGGAAAATGGTGATGTATGTTTAATCGCGGCTACGACAGAAAACCCGTATTTTGAAGTTAATGCAGCTCTTTTAAGCCGCTCCCGAATCTTCCAGCTTAACCCCCTGACAAATGAGGATCTAAAAAAGGTTGTTAAGCAGGCCAGCACGTCAGAGAAAGGTTTGGCTGATTATCCCCATCACATCACTGATGAAGCCTTGGAGCACTTGGTAGAAACAGCCAATGGAGATGCCAGAGCAGCTCTCAGCGCTTTAGAATTTGCGGTAATGGCTGCGCCGCCGGATCAGGATGGTGTGCGGCAGATCGATTTAGAAATAATTGAGGATGCGGTTCAGTCTCAGCGTGTAACCTATGACAAGTCAGGTGATTCCCACTATGATGTGACGTCGGCTTTCATTAAGTCGATGCGGGGCAGCGATCCCGATGCAGCGCTTTATTGGTTTGCCCGCATGCTTTATGCCCAGGAAGATCCCCGCTTTATTGTGCGGCGATTAATCGTCCACGCATCTGAGGATGTTGGAATGGCTGATCCCCGGGCGATGCTGATGGCTCACGCCGCTGCTAATGCCCTGGAATGGGTGGGTATGCCGGAAGCACGAATTCCTATCGCTCAAGCAATTATTTACATAGCCACTGCGCCTAAGAGTAATTCAGTGATCAAAGCAATTGACCAGGCGATGAGCGTTGTGGAAACTACGGTTAACCAGCCGGTACCGCGGCATCTTAGGGATGCCCATTATCCGGGATCGAAAAACCTGGGTCATGGCGCGGAGTACAAGTATCCCCACGCTTACCCATATCATTATGTTAAACAGCAGTATCTGCCCGACAATGTTGCGGATATCAAGTTTTACCAGCCAACTACTCAAGGTGAGGAAAAAAATGTAAAAGAGCGGATCGAGTTTTATGCACGTTTGAATTGA
- a CDS encoding AI-2E family transporter, translating into MDTRKWILTILLIIALLFLYRVRAVLSPFLFASLIAYTAYPLVMVFEKRQVPRPIAIVLVYLIFAVILALLISFMIPQLAEEVDELLKTVPKQTEMLEDGLQRLRGLQDISVPDVLQAGFDTLVNRIQRLLEGLAERIAQILVGLVSQVVSLAIAPVLAFYLLRDLEAIKRRTLMLIPKRYRLTIYSLAKEINLIIYGFIRGQLVNAGLVGLLISGGLALLGIKYSLFIGLLAGLFDIIPYFGPIIGFIPASVLALAKSPISVVWVLVIFVLVNQIEANIISPKIIGERVGLHPLAVIFAIFAGGELMGIIGMLIAVPAAAVVRVLLTHTLKRLDSMDGR; encoded by the coding sequence ATGGATACAAGAAAGTGGATTTTGACGATACTGCTGATTATTGCGCTTTTGTTTTTGTACCGGGTTCGGGCTGTTCTAAGTCCGTTCTTGTTTGCTTCCCTGATCGCTTACACTGCCTATCCGCTCGTCATGGTTTTCGAAAAGCGCCAAGTTCCCCGTCCAATTGCGATTGTATTGGTCTATTTGATATTCGCAGTTATCCTTGCCCTCTTAATCTCGTTTATGATCCCACAGCTGGCGGAGGAAGTTGATGAGCTGCTGAAAACAGTGCCTAAACAAACAGAAATGCTGGAAGATGGACTGCAGCGCCTGCGGGGACTGCAGGATATTTCTGTGCCGGATGTGCTGCAGGCTGGCTTTGATACATTGGTAAACCGCATCCAGAGGCTGCTGGAGGGTTTGGCGGAGCGGATAGCCCAAATTTTGGTGGGATTAGTATCTCAGGTCGTCAGTCTGGCAATTGCACCGGTTTTGGCTTTTTACCTGCTTCGGGATCTAGAAGCCATTAAGCGGCGGACCTTGATGCTGATACCCAAACGCTACCGCCTCACTATCTATTCGCTGGCTAAGGAAATAAATCTGATTATCTACGGTTTTATCCGCGGGCAGCTTGTTAACGCGGGTCTGGTAGGGCTTTTGATTTCAGGTGGACTTGCGCTGCTCGGCATTAAATACTCTCTGTTTATCGGACTTTTGGCTGGCTTGTTCGATATAATCCCTTACTTCGGACCCATAATCGGGTTTATTCCTGCTTCAGTTTTAGCGCTGGCCAAATCGCCCATATCGGTTGTATGGGTACTGGTGATATTCGTATTAGTAAACCAAATCGAAGCAAACATTATTTCACCGAAAATCATTGGGGAAAGAGTAGGACTGCATCCCCTGGCGGTAATCTTTGCAATTTTTGCCGGCGGTGAGCTGATGGGCATCATCGGGATGCTGATTGCCGTACCGGCTGCCGCAGTAGTGCGGGTACTGCTTACTCATACACTTAAACGCCTTGACAGCATGGACGGTAGGTAG
- the nifS gene encoding cysteine desulfurase NifS, which translates to MKTVYLDHAATTPIRDEVLEAMLPYLKEQYGNASSVHRFGREAKKALDQARETVAEVLNADFNEIIFTSGGTESNNLAIKGAAQANRKRGNHIITSCIEHPAVLNPMKELEKDGFEVTYLPVSEEGLVSVEDFQNALRDDTILVSIMHANNEIGTIQPIAAIGKIARDKGVLMHTDAVQSVGSMDVDVQALNVDLLTLSAHKLYGPKGVGALYVRRGVRLIPQLHGGVQERRRRAGTENTAGIIGLAEALKLAKAELDVEVPRIQKLRDRLLDGILQIPHTRLNGSRTERLPHNINVCFEFIEGESLLLNLDLKGIAGSSGSACTSGSLEPSHVLLAIGLPHEIAHGSLRLTLGRANTDADIDYVLECLPPIVERLRQMSPLYSG; encoded by the coding sequence GTGAAAACAGTCTATTTAGATCACGCTGCCACTACTCCGATCCGTGACGAAGTATTGGAGGCTATGCTGCCTTACTTAAAGGAGCAGTACGGCAATGCTTCTTCTGTTCACAGATTCGGGCGGGAAGCAAAGAAAGCTTTAGATCAAGCTCGAGAGACGGTTGCGGAAGTTTTGAATGCTGACTTTAACGAAATTATCTTTACCAGCGGCGGTACTGAATCAAATAACCTGGCTATTAAAGGAGCGGCCCAAGCAAACCGGAAGCGCGGCAATCATATTATTACTTCTTGTATTGAGCATCCTGCGGTCTTAAATCCTATGAAGGAATTGGAAAAAGATGGGTTTGAAGTCACATACCTTCCGGTTAGTGAAGAAGGCTTGGTCAGCGTTGAGGATTTCCAAAACGCACTGCGGGATGATACAATTTTAGTCTCGATCATGCATGCCAACAATGAAATTGGAACCATTCAACCAATCGCAGCCATCGGTAAGATTGCCCGCGATAAGGGTGTTCTGATGCACACTGATGCGGTTCAGTCTGTGGGCAGCATGGATGTTGATGTGCAGGCATTAAATGTTGACCTCTTGACTCTATCAGCTCATAAGCTGTATGGCCCAAAGGGAGTAGGCGCTCTTTATGTCCGCCGTGGGGTGAGGCTGATTCCGCAGCTGCATGGTGGGGTGCAGGAGCGGCGCAGACGCGCCGGCACAGAAAACACCGCCGGAATCATCGGTTTGGCGGAAGCGCTGAAACTAGCTAAAGCGGAGCTGGATGTGGAAGTGCCGAGAATTCAAAAACTGAGAGATCGGCTTTTAGATGGCATCCTGCAGATTCCTCACACACGCTTAAACGGTAGTAGAACAGAGCGGCTGCCCCATAACATCAATGTCTGTTTTGAGTTTATTGAGGGGGAATCGCTGCTTTTGAACCTTGATCTGAAGGGAATTGCCGGTTCCAGCGGCTCGGCTTGCACTTCAGGATCACTGGAGCCATCGCATGTGCTTTTGGCTATCGGCCTTCCGCATGAGATAGCCCATGGTTCATTAAGATTGACCTTAGGTCGGGCTAATACTGACGCTGATATTGATTATGTTTTAGAATGCCTGCCGCCGATTGTCGAACGGCTGCGGCAGATGTCGCCATTATACAGTGGTTAA
- the alaS gene encoding alanine--tRNA ligase, which produces MTADQMRSMFLEFFKSKGHQVLPSASLVPHGDASLLLTGAGMVPFKPYFLGQEEPEFRRVTTCQRCLRTPDLENVGKTDRHGTFFEMLGNFSFGDYFKAEAITWAWEFIIEHMGIPKDKLWVTIYLDDDEAFQIWHEKIGVPQERIVRLGKEDNFWEIGVGYPCGPCSEIHYDRGPEFGCDNPDCKPGCECERFMEFWNLVFVQYIQREAGRYEPLESRSIDTGMGMERIVALMQGVKSIFEIDLIKPIIDKAASLAKTSYGKDEKADVSLRVITDHARALTFLVSDGVLPSNEGRGYVLRRLIRRAARHGRLLGIKGQFLNEMVDIVIQQMQTGYPELVDNKEYIHKVVNLEEQRFYETLDQGLNILQDIISKHQAGAEKIISGEDVFRLYDTYGFPAELTKEIAAEQGFATDEEGFQAAMEQQRERARKARAQTNYLGDHLELYQKLHEELESLFVGYETTECSAEVAAIIKDNQIVDRLGAGEAGVVVLNKTPFYAESGGQVSDTGTITAKTGQFSVKDVSHPVEGIIAHEGVLVSGELRVGDPVLASVYNKERWDTMRHHSATHLLHKALREVLGEHVHQSGSYVDAERLRFDFTHFEAVTPEQLLLIEQLVNEAVMANYPVQTENLSLEEAKSKGAIALFGEKYGSSVRVVSMGESMELCGGTHVSATGDIGLFRIVSESSIAAGVRRIEAVAGKRALEYTDQRETMLKELSQLLDAPVEQAVQQLERLLEQQKELQAELNKFKRKAVSDVTGDLISQAEEINGVKLVIAEVELAETEQLRTLGDKLRDQLKPSVIFLGARAGEKVLLVAMATKDIAGKVVHAGNLIKTAAQICGGGGGGRPDMAQAGGRLPEKLPEALKTVRELLVEQLKEK; this is translated from the coding sequence ATTACAGCTGATCAAATGCGATCTATGTTTTTAGAGTTTTTTAAATCAAAAGGTCATCAGGTTCTGCCTAGTGCCTCCCTTGTCCCGCATGGTGATGCCAGCTTACTGCTGACCGGTGCGGGCATGGTTCCGTTTAAACCATATTTTCTGGGTCAAGAAGAACCGGAGTTCCGGCGGGTAACTACCTGCCAGCGCTGTCTGCGCACTCCGGATTTGGAAAACGTGGGAAAAACCGATCGTCATGGTACATTTTTTGAGATGTTAGGCAATTTTTCATTTGGTGATTATTTTAAAGCAGAAGCTATTACCTGGGCGTGGGAGTTTATTATCGAACATATGGGAATTCCCAAAGACAAGCTCTGGGTAACAATCTATCTGGATGATGATGAGGCTTTTCAGATCTGGCATGAAAAGATCGGTGTTCCTCAGGAACGGATTGTTCGCCTCGGTAAAGAAGACAACTTCTGGGAAATCGGTGTAGGCTATCCCTGTGGACCCTGCTCCGAGATTCACTATGACCGCGGTCCGGAATTCGGCTGCGATAATCCCGACTGTAAGCCCGGCTGCGAATGCGAGCGCTTTATGGAGTTCTGGAATTTGGTATTTGTTCAGTATATCCAGCGGGAAGCAGGTAGATACGAGCCTTTGGAATCTAGGAGTATTGACACGGGTATGGGCATGGAGCGGATTGTAGCTCTGATGCAGGGTGTAAAAAGCATTTTTGAAATCGACCTGATCAAGCCGATTATCGACAAAGCTGCCAGTCTCGCCAAAACCAGCTACGGTAAAGATGAAAAAGCTGATGTGTCACTGAGAGTGATCACGGATCACGCGCGGGCGCTGACTTTCTTAGTAAGTGATGGAGTTCTGCCCAGCAATGAGGGGCGGGGTTATGTGTTAAGGCGTCTGATCAGAAGAGCTGCACGCCACGGCCGCCTTTTAGGCATTAAGGGTCAGTTCTTAAATGAAATGGTCGATATCGTGATTCAGCAGATGCAGACCGGTTATCCGGAGCTTGTGGACAATAAAGAGTATATCCACAAAGTCGTTAATCTAGAAGAACAGCGCTTCTATGAAACACTTGATCAAGGTCTGAACATTCTGCAGGATATCATCAGCAAGCATCAGGCAGGTGCAGAAAAGATTATTTCCGGAGAAGATGTTTTCAGACTCTATGACACTTATGGCTTCCCCGCTGAGCTTACTAAGGAAATTGCTGCTGAACAGGGGTTTGCTACTGATGAAGAAGGATTCCAAGCAGCGATGGAACAGCAGCGGGAAAGGGCCAGAAAAGCTCGGGCACAGACGAATTATCTAGGTGACCATCTTGAGCTTTATCAGAAACTCCACGAAGAGCTGGAGTCGCTCTTTGTTGGCTATGAAACAACCGAATGCTCAGCAGAAGTTGCTGCCATCATTAAAGATAATCAGATCGTTGATCGACTCGGCGCCGGTGAAGCGGGAGTTGTAGTTTTAAATAAGACTCCTTTCTACGCCGAAAGCGGAGGTCAGGTATCCGATACAGGAACAATTACTGCCAAAACTGGACAGTTCAGCGTCAAAGATGTCAGCCACCCGGTTGAAGGCATTATTGCTCACGAAGGTGTGCTGGTTTCAGGAGAATTGCGGGTTGGAGATCCAGTGTTAGCCTCGGTTTACAACAAAGAGCGCTGGGATACGATGAGACACCACAGTGCTACCCATCTGCTTCATAAAGCGCTGCGGGAAGTATTAGGCGAGCATGTGCACCAATCCGGTTCATATGTTGATGCCGAAAGGCTCCGCTTCGACTTTACCCATTTTGAAGCGGTTACACCTGAGCAGCTCCTGTTAATTGAACAGCTTGTTAATGAAGCAGTAATGGCCAACTATCCTGTTCAGACTGAAAATCTTTCGCTTGAAGAAGCAAAATCCAAAGGCGCGATAGCTCTCTTCGGCGAGAAGTATGGCAGTTCTGTGCGGGTAGTGTCCATGGGTGAATCGATGGAGCTGTGCGGAGGCACCCATGTAAGCGCTACAGGAGACATTGGTTTGTTCAGGATTGTATCTGAGAGCAGTATTGCCGCAGGTGTCCGCAGAATTGAGGCAGTGGCAGGCAAGCGAGCACTCGAGTACACCGACCAGCGGGAGACCATGCTTAAAGAACTCAGCCAACTTCTTGATGCGCCGGTAGAACAGGCGGTTCAACAGTTGGAACGGCTGTTAGAGCAGCAGAAAGAGCTGCAGGCAGAACTGAATAAATTTAAGCGCAAGGCAGTGTCCGATGTAACCGGTGATCTAATCAGCCAAGCTGAGGAAATCAATGGAGTTAAATTAGTTATTGCTGAAGTAGAGCTGGCAGAAACAGAGCAGCTCCGCACCTTAGGTGACAAGCTGCGGGATCAGCTTAAGCCATCGGTGATCTTTTTAGGAGCTCGTGCCGGTGAAAAAGTACTGCTGGTAGCCATGGCGACTAAAGATATCGCTGGTAAGGTGGTTCACGCTGGCAATCTGATCAAAACTGCAGCTCAAATCTGCGGCGGCGGAGGCGGCGGCAGACCTGATATGGCTCAAGCAGGTGGGCGGCTCCCGGAGAAACTTCCGGAAGCTCTCAAGACTGTCCGGGAATTGTTAGTTGAACAGTTAAAGGAGAAGTAA
- a CDS encoding histidine--tRNA ligase — translation MNVRRPRGTNDILPEESRKWQFVEEKIRDICRRFGYQEIRTPIFEHTELFERGIGETTDIVEKEMYTFIDRGDRSITLRPEGTACVVRAFIENKLYAQSLPSKLYYLGPMFRYEKPQAGRYRQFSQFGVEAIGSLDPFLDVEMIILPIELYKACGLSEFHVHINSLGCPKCRGAYRDVLQQQLGTKLDQFCEACQGRISRNPLRVLDCKNSKCQSLVDEIPPITEYLCEECSDHFQQVIQYLDMLGIDYELNPKLVRGFDYYTKTVFEITVPGLGAQNAIGGGGRYDGLVEEIGGKAMPAVGYAVGIDRLLLALEQQNISVFPEQNADVYAAHFGGATKTAAVELVMKLREAGLWVEIDYMDRSLKAQMKSADRFNAAWVVIVGESELEAGKVRVRRMDTGAEEDVELDRLVEYLAAEREG, via the coding sequence GTGAATGTAAGACGACCGCGCGGAACCAATGATATTTTGCCGGAAGAATCGCGCAAATGGCAGTTTGTTGAAGAGAAGATTCGTGACATCTGCCGCCGCTTTGGTTATCAAGAGATTAGAACGCCGATTTTTGAGCATACTGAGCTGTTTGAGCGGGGAATCGGCGAAACAACTGATATTGTTGAGAAAGAAATGTACACTTTTATTGATCGTGGTGATCGCAGCATTACGCTGAGGCCGGAGGGCACTGCTTGCGTGGTGCGGGCCTTTATTGAGAACAAGCTCTATGCCCAATCCCTCCCGTCAAAGCTGTACTATTTAGGACCAATGTTTCGGTATGAAAAGCCACAGGCTGGTAGATATCGGCAGTTCAGCCAGTTTGGTGTAGAAGCGATTGGCAGTCTCGATCCCTTTTTGGATGTGGAGATGATTATTCTCCCGATCGAGCTGTATAAAGCCTGCGGATTATCCGAGTTCCACGTACATATCAACAGCCTGGGGTGCCCCAAGTGTCGCGGAGCTTATCGGGATGTTCTGCAGCAGCAGCTCGGTACTAAGCTTGATCAGTTTTGCGAAGCCTGCCAGGGAAGGATCAGCCGCAATCCACTGCGGGTACTGGACTGCAAAAACTCCAAGTGTCAATCGCTGGTTGATGAGATTCCCCCGATTACTGAATATCTGTGCGAGGAATGCAGTGATCATTTTCAGCAGGTAATTCAGTATCTGGATATGTTAGGTATCGATTATGAGCTGAACCCTAAGCTGGTGCGGGGGTTTGATTATTATACCAAGACAGTCTTTGAGATTACAGTGCCCGGTTTAGGCGCCCAAAATGCCATCGGCGGTGGAGGCCGCTATGATGGATTGGTTGAAGAGATTGGCGGTAAAGCTATGCCTGCGGTTGGCTACGCCGTTGGTATTGATCGGCTGCTGCTGGCATTAGAACAGCAGAACATTAGTGTATTCCCGGAGCAAAATGCTGATGTTTATGCGGCTCATTTTGGCGGAGCTACCAAGACGGCGGCAGTTGAGCTGGTTATGAAGCTGCGGGAAGCCGGATTATGGGTCGAAATAGATTACATGGACCGGAGCTTAAAGGCTCAGATGAAATCGGCAGACAGATTTAACGCTGCTTGGGTTGTAATTGTAGGAGAATCTGAGCTGGAGGCAGGTAAGGTGAGAGTACGCCGGATGGATACCGGTGCTGAAGAGGACGTTGAATTAGATCGATTAGTTGAATATTTGGCTGCTGAGAGAGAGGGGTAA